A region from the Aegilops tauschii subsp. strangulata cultivar AL8/78 chromosome 5, Aet v6.0, whole genome shotgun sequence genome encodes:
- the LOC141023108 gene encoding uncharacterized protein, which translates to MIGPSFTANYQVLLAVGSRGGMIMAVSDAYFRLSDFQPTQGSISATITMLADGLDWTLSRVYGPQGEQEKLLFINELRGLKYVVKPRWLIHGDFNLITKAADGNNQNINNRLIGSLCSALNHLQLKEMRLSGRKFTWSNAQESPVLTKIDHFFHSDDWDGLFPNAHLQASRQPARIMPHCSSKGILRCVGARPSSLKSSGFDYQVLKKWQRDTVGVLKTQIEIAKEVIWRLDLAEEGRSLSPAELGLRRRLKLSYLGLLSSQKVKLRQHARITGIRLGDVNSKFFHAKVNGHRRKNYIQTLHSDHGVVITAEDKEQKRSIHDNFLHVQNLIKDLHCQNILGLFLKLDISKAFDSVNWAFLLEQILQLASRHGILKPIRARTARCRISLYSDDAGIFANPDKDELHAISAILKTFGEASGLITNLSKTEVFPIRCVGIDLQDVLSVFPAKIATFPRLYLGLPLHYRCLKGIDLQTFIDRFAGRLPGWKGKLLNKPGRVALAQSVLTAMATFHITTLNLSKGTLRKIDKIIQAFIWQKEDQSQTSRGDSLVNWKTVYCPRHLGGLGIMDLERFSRALRLRWPWLQWTDPERPWVGSKLPCDQVDMNLFRACTSLRWAMGKRHCSGMTTGPETVHSSF; encoded by the exons ATGATTGGTCCCTCTTTTACTGCAAACTACCAGGTCCTCCTGGCTGTTGGTTCAAGGGGGGGCATGATCATGGCAGTCTCCGACGCTTACTTCAGGCTTTCAGACTTCCAGCCAACGCAAGGATCCATTTCGGCCACCATCACCATGCTGGCTGATGGCCTCGACTGGACCCTGTCACGCGTTTATGGCCCTCAGGGGGAACAAGAGAAGCTGCTTTTCATAAACGAGCTCAGGGGGCTGAAGTATGTTGTGAAGCCTCGGTGGCTCATTCATGGTGACTTCAACCTGATCACCAAAGCGGCTGACGGGAACAACCAAAACATCAACAACCGCCTCATTGGCAGTCTCTGTTCCGCGCTAAATCACCTGCAACTTAAAGAGATGCGGCTCTCAGGCCGAAAATTCACATGGTCCAATGCTCAAGAGAGCCCGGTGCTAACAAAGATAGATCATTTCTTCCACTCTGATGATTGGGATGGGCTTTTTCCCAATGCTCACCTTCAAGCATCTCGTCAGCCTGCTCGGATCATGCCCCACTGTTCCTCCAAGGGGATACTAAGGTGCGTCGGCGCCCGTCCTTCAAGTTTGAAGAGTTCTGGCTTCGACTACCAG GTTCTCAAGAAATGGCAAAGAGATACAGTTGGAGTCCTCAAAACTCAGATTGAAATAGCAAAGGAGGTAATCTGGAGGCTTGACCTAGCCGAGGAGGGGAGGTCTCTCTCCCCAGCAGAACTGGGGCTCAGGCGCAGGCTTAAGCTTTCTTATCTTGGTCTTCTATCCTCCCAGAAGGTTAAGCTGCGCCAGCATGCACGAATCACGGGTATCAGGCTTGGAGACGTCAACTCAAAGTTTTTCCATGCCAAGGTGAATGGGCACCGGCGGAAAAACTACATTCAGACGCTGCACTCGGACCACGGGGTTGTCATCACGGCCGAAGATAAGGAACAA AAGCGCTCCATCCATGACAACTTCTTGCATGTCCAGAATCTCATAAAGGACCTGCATTGTCAGAACATCCTGGGCCTCTTCCTCAAGCTTGACATTTCGAAAGCCTTTGACTCCGTTAATTGGGCCTTCCTGCTTGAG CAGATCCTCCAGCTCGCCTCCCGACATGGCATCCTcaagcccattcgtgcaaggacGGCCAGATGCAGGATTTCCCTTTACTCCGACGATGCGGGCATTTTTGCGAACCCAGACAAGGATGAGCTTCATGCAATTTCTGCAATTCTGAAGACCTTTGGGGAGGCAAGCGGACTAATCACAAACTTGAGTAAGACTGAGGTCTTCCCGATCAGATGTGTCGGCATTGACCTCCAGGATGTGTTGTCAGTCTTCCCGGCCAAGATCGCCACCTTCCCGAGACTCTACTTGGGGCTCCCCCTACATTATCGCTGTCTTAAAGGGATTGATCTGCAAACCTTCATCGATAGGTTTGCGGGCAGACTTCCGGGATGGAAAGGAAAACTGCTCAACAAGCCTGGCAGGGTGGCACTCGCACAGTCTGTCCTCACGGCCATGGCCACCTTCCACATCACAACTCTCAACCTGTCAAAGGGGACCCTGAGGAAGATTGACAAAATCATTCAGGCCTTCATCTGGCAAAAAGAGGACCAATCTCAGACCTCGAGAGGAGACTCCCTTGTTAACTGGAAGACCGTCTACTGCCCGAGGCATTTGGGCGGTCTTGGGATCATGGACCTAGAGAGATTTAGCCGTGccctgcgcctccggtggccGTGGTTGCAATGGACCGATCCAGAGAGGCCGTGGGTGGGATCAAAGTTGCCGTGTGACCAAGTAGACATGAACCTCTTTCGTGCGTGTACCTCGCTACGCTGGGCAATGGGCAAAAGACACTGTTCTGGCATGACAACTGGACCGGAGACGGTCCACTCAAGCTTCTAG